Proteins from one Epinephelus moara isolate mb chromosome 1, YSFRI_EMoa_1.0, whole genome shotgun sequence genomic window:
- the ext2 gene encoding exostosin-2: protein MYTSGKYSSRGPALIPRMKTKHRIYYITLFSVVLLGLIATGMFQFWPHSIESAADWTLDKRSVHDAPLVRLPVSSPIPERGDLSCRMHTCFDVYRCGYNPKNRIKVYIYPLQKFVDELGVPISSTGLSREYNDLLSAISDSDFYTDDVTRACLFIPSIDVLNQNSLRIRETAQALALLPRWDKGMNHLLFNMLPGGPPDYNTALDVPRDRALLAGGGFSTWTYRQGYDVSIPVYSPLSADVELPERQPGPRHYFILSSQTAIHREYRAELERLKEENGEALLLLDKCSNLSQGAASARKRCYKGQVYDYPQILQESSFCVVLRGARLGQAALSDVLQAGCVPVILADSYILPFSEVLDWKRASVVIPEEKLSEMYTILKSIPHRQVEEMQRQARWFWEAYFSSMKAIGLTTLQIINDRIYPYAAQTYEQWNNPPVVKWSSVNSPLFLPLIPPRAPGFTAVVLTYDRVESLFRVITEISKVPSLAKLLVVWNNQNKSPPEESLWPKIGVPLKVVRTKENKLSNRFFPYDEIETEAVLAIDDDIIMLTSDELQFGYEVWREFPDRLVGYPGRLHLWDHEMGKWKYESEWTNEVSMVLTGAAFYHKYFNYLYTYKMPGDIKNWVDAHMNCEDIAMNFLVANITGKAPIKVTPRKKFKCPECTAIDGLSLDQTHMVERSECINKFASVFGTMPLKVVEHRADPVLYKDDFPEKLKSFPNIGSL, encoded by the exons ATGTATACCTCTGGGAAATACAGCTCGCGGGGCCCTGCTCTCATCCCGCGGATGAAAACCAAGCACCGCATATACTACATCACCCTCTTCTCTGTGGTGTTGCTGGGACTAATCGCCACCGGGATGTTTCAGTTCTGGCCCCACTCCATTGAGTCCGCAGCTGACTGGACCCTCGATAAACGCAGTGTTCACGATGCACCTCTGGTCCGCCTGCCTGTCTCCAGTCCCATTCCTGAGAGGGGTGACCTCAGCTGTCGCATGCACACCTGTTTCGACGTGTACAGATGTGGCTACAATCCTAAAAACAGAATCAAG GTGTACATCTACCCTCTGCAGAAGTTTGTGGATGAGCTGGGGGTTCCCATCAGCAGCACCGGACTGTCTCGAGAATACAATGACCTGCTCAGCGCCATCTCTGACAGTGACTTttacactgatgatgtcaccagggCTTGTCTTTTTATCCCATCTATTGATGTGTTGAACCAGAACTCCCTGCGTATCAGAGAGACTGCCCAGGCTCTGGCATTGCTACCCAG ATGGGACAAAGGGATGAATCATCTACTTTTCAACATGTTACCGGGAGGCCCTCCAGACTACAATACCGCCTTGGATGTGCCCAGAGACAG AGCGCTGCTGGCTGGAGGTGGTTTCTCTACATGGACCTACAGACAAGGTTATGATGTCAGCATCCCAGTTTACAGCCCACTTTCTGCGGATGTTGAGCTGCCTGAGAGACAACCTGG ACCACGGCACTATTTTATTCTGTCCTCTCAAACGGCCATCCACCGAGAGTACCGTGCTGAACTGGAGCGCTTGAAGGAAGAAAATGGAGAAGCACTGCTCCTCCTGGACAAGTGTAGCAACCTCTCTCAGGGTGCTGCCTCTGCACGAAAGCGCTGCTACAAGGGTCAGGTGTATGACTACCCACAGATCCTGCAG GAGTCTTCATTCTGTGTGGTTTTGCGGGGGGCCCGTTTGGGTCAGGCTGCCCTCAGTGATGTGCTGCAGGCTGGCTGTGTCCCCGTCATCCTCGCTGACTCCTACATTCTGCCATTCTCTGAAGTACTTGACTGGAAAAG GGCATCGGTGGTTATTCCAGAGGAGAAGCTGTCAGAGATGTACACCATCCTAAAGAGTATTCCTCACAGACAAGTTGAAGAGATGCAGAGACAG GCACGCTGGTTCTGGGAGGCCTACTTCAGCTCCATGAAGGCTATTGGCTTGACAACGCTCCAGATCATCAATGACCGCATCTACCCATATGCTGCACAAACGTACGAGCAGTGGAACAATCCCCCTGTGGTG AAATGGTCCAGTGTCAACAGCCCTCTGTTCTTGCCACTCATCCCACCAAGAGCACCAGGGTTCACAGCAGTGGTGCTGACCTACGATCGTGTTGAGAGTCTGTTCCGGGTCATCACTGAAATCTCCAAAGTGCCTAGCTTGGCTAAGCTGCTGGTGGTGTGGAATAACCAGAACAAAAGTCCTCCTGAGG AGTCTCTTTGGCCAAAGATCGGTGTTCCTCTCAAAGTCGTGCGaactaaagaaaacaagctGAGTAACCGCTTCTTCCCCTACGACGAGATCGAGACAGAAGCCGTGCTAGCCATCGATGACGACATCATCATGCTGACAtctgatgaactgcagtttggCTACGAG GTATGGAGGGAGTTCCCAGACAGGCTGGTGGGCTACCCTGGCCGGCTGCACCTCTGGGACCATGAAATGGGGAAGTGGAAGTACGAGTCGGAGTGGACCAACGAGGTCTCCATGGTCCTAACTGGAGCCGCCTTCTACCACAAG TACTTCAACTATCTGTATACATATAAGATGCCTGGAGACATCAAGAACTGGGTGGACGCTCACATGAACTGTGAAGATATTGCCATGAACTTCCTGGTGGCGAACATCACAGGCAAAGCCCCCATAAAG GTGACCCCCAGGAAGAAGTTCAAGTGCCCTGAGTGTACTGCCATTGACGGACTGTCCCTGGATCAGACACACATGGTGGAGAG ATCTGAGTGCATCAACAAGTTTGCATCAGTTTTTGGTACGATGCCTCTGAAGGTGGTGGAACACCGTGCAGACCCAGTGCTTTATAAGGATGACTTCCCAGAGAAGCTCAAGAGCTTTCCCAACATCGGCAGCCTCTGA